One region of Triticum aestivum cultivar Chinese Spring chromosome 6B, IWGSC CS RefSeq v2.1, whole genome shotgun sequence genomic DNA includes:
- the LOC123137474 gene encoding CLIP-associated protein isoform X2 has translation MEAALEAARSKDTKERLAGVERLHEALEAAARRGLTAAEVTALVDTCMDLTRDANFRVAQGGLHALSAAAVLAGDHFKIHLNALVPAAVERLGDGKQPVRDASRQLLVTLMEVSSPTIIVERAGSYAWTHKNWRVREEFVRTLATAVGLFASTELLLQRVFLSPVLQLLNDLNQSVREAAISCIQEMYKNMGSQFHEELQRHNLPSYMLKEINSRLDKIEPKVPSSDGARTQYKAMERSVSAHPKRGSPRKKNTSRESTLFGGDTDITEKPVEPIRVHSEKELFREIEKIASALNPEKDWSIRIAAMQRIEALVYGGAIDYPSFFMLLKQLVHPLSSQLADRRSSIVKQACHLLNVLSKELLSDFEACAEIFIPALFKLVVITVLVIAESSDNCVKTILRNCKVSRIVPLIADTSKNDRSAILRARCCEYALLILEYWADAPEIQRSADLYEDLIKCCVADAMSEVRATARSCYRMFIKTWPERSRRLFMSFDPAIQRIINDEDGGMHKRYPSSLHEKGAQLSRSSSHASGTHLTGYSTSSIVAMDKGAAISSESSLPSSMLLSQSKATSRHAERSIESVLSSSKQKVSAIESLLKGVGISGRQNFSAVRSTSLDLGVDPPSSRDPHIPLAAPASDHLSLQSSALLDSSLPSISIRRNGGSRLVDAMPQVDTKERSRSPYSRNLSSEPMSDLSVPYLRRSSGRSQDDSIMDESNDTWPRPNRRSPQMHTDKHFTDMAYRDASYRNSQNNHVPHFQRPLRKQVTSRVSVGVRHSFDDGHVPSNEMSGYTDGPASLNEALSEGLSPSSDWVARVAAFNFVQTLLQLGQKGIQEITQNFEKVMKLFFRYLDDPHHKVAQAAFSTLADIIPACKKPFESYVERILPYVFSRLIDPKELVSKPCSSTLEVVGRTYAVDTLLPAIVRSLDEQRSPKAKLAVLEFANKSFSKYKVDSEGYSNSGFLKLWLSKLAPLIHEKNAKLKETSIKGIISVYSHFDSTAVLNFILNLSIEEQNLVRRSLKQYTPRIEVDLVNYLQSKKERSRPKSYEYEQIDFGTSEDGYNPTSRNSYPFGRVSASSFDNESGKRMHAVQESTYLTGRTTSDVRTDHANQCFEPSSEADIFTASRESKSNARSVVEAARSWADYPEKSDATIDDENSIGTPRLDFVRRVSDGHNNAAVTTVGKNIQDMNQFVDLSSVKVVSHTTDGPSVPQLLHRIISNDGEVSSQDKQDALQQLLQASANNDNSIWTKILTTVLEVLDDSDSSVRELSLSLVAEMLRNQKDQMEESIEIILEKLVQMTKDVVAKISNEANQCLNVVLAKYDPFRCLAVIVPLLVTDDEKTLVMCINCLTKLVGRLSQEELVAQLPSFLPALFDAFNNQSPDIRKTVVFCLVDIYIMLGKAFVPYLEGLSSTQLRLVTIYANRISQARSGAPIDANQ, from the exons ATGGAGGCGGCGCTGGAGGCGGCGCGCTCCAAGGACACCAAGGAGCGCCTGGCTGGGGTGGAGCGGCTGCACGAGGCCCTGGAGGCCGCGGCGCGCCGCGGGCTCACCGCGGCCGAGGTCACGGCGCTCGTCGACACCTGCATGGATCTCACCAGGGACGCCAACTTCCGGGTCGCGCAGGGCGGCCTgcacgcgctctccgccgccgccgtgctcgccggcgaccacttcaAGATCCACCTCAACGCCCTCGTGCCCGCCGCCGTCGAGCGACTCGGCGATGGCAAGCAGCCGGTCCGTGACGCATCCCGCCAGCTCCTCGTCACGCTCATGGAG GTTTCTTCTCCAACAATCATTGTTGAAAGAGCTGGAAGTTATGCTTGGACTCACAAGAACTGGAGGGTGCGAGAAGAGTTTGTGCGCACCCTTGCAACGGCAGTTGGGCTTTTTGCTTCTACAGAGCTCCTTCTACAGCGAGTGTTTCTTTCACCT GTCCTGCAATTGTTGAATGATTTGAATCAAAGTGTTAGAGAGGCTGCAATCTCTTGTATTCAG GAGATGTACAAAAATATGGGATCTCAGTTCCATGAAGAGTTGCAGCGCCATAATCTGCCTTCTTATATG CTAAAGGAAATAAATTCAAGATTGGATAAAATAGAACCAAAGGTTCCCTCATCTGATGGTGCTAGAACGCAATATAAGGCCATGGAAAGATCTGTTAGTGCTCATCCCAAAAGAGGTAGTCCAAGGAAAAAAAACACATCAAGGGAAAGCACATTATTTGGAG GTGACACAGATATTACCGAAAAACCGGTGGAACCCATAAGAGTTCATTCAGAGAAAGAATTATTTAGAGAGATTGAGAAGATTGCATCTGCCCTTAATCCAGAAAAGGACTGGTCTATACGTATTGCTGCAATGCAAAGGATCGAAGCCTTGGTATATGGAG GCGCAATTGATTATCCATCATTTTTCATGCTCTTGAAGCAGCTAGTTCATCCATTGTCCTCTCAGCTAGCTGATCGACGGTCTAGCATTGTAAAGCAG GCATGTCATCTACTTAATGTACTATCGAAGGAACTCCTCAGCGACTTTGAAGCATGTGCTGAAATATTTATTCCG GCACTTTTTAAGCTTGTTGTCATAACTGTGCTCGTGATTGCCGAATCTTCAGACAACTGTGTAAAAACT ATCCTGCGGAACTGCAAGGTTTCACGTATTGTTCCACTTATAGCCGACACATCAAAAAATGACCGCAGTGCAATCCTCCGTGCCAG GTGTTGTGAGTATGCACTTCTAATATTGGAATATTGGGCCGATGCTCCAGAAATACAACGCTCAGCTGATTTATACGAAGATCTAATAAAGTGCTGTGTGGCAGATGCAATGAGCGAG GTTCGTGCAACTGCAAGAAGTTGCTATAGGATGTTCATAAAGACATGGCCTGAGCGTTCACGTCGGCTTTTTATGTCATTTGATCCTGCAATACAGAGG ATTATTAATGATGAAGATGGGGGTATGCACAAGCGATATCCTTCATCGTTGCATGAGAAGGGTGCTCAACTTTCTCGTTCCTCATCTCATGCAAGTGGTACACATTTGACCGGATACAGCACTTCATCTATTGTTGCAATGGACAAGGGTGCAGCAATTTCTTCCGAATCATCTCTCCCGTCAAGCATGCTCCTGTCGCAGTCGAAGGCAACTAGCAGACATGCTGAAAGAAGCATAGAGAGTGTGCTTAGTTCAAGCAAACAAAAGGTTTCAGCCATTGAGAGTTTATTGAAAGGCGTAGGCATCTCAGGCAGGCAAAATTTCTCAGCTGTGCGCTCAACAAGCTTGGATCTTG GAGTTGATCCTCCATCCTCTCGTGATCCTCATATACCGCTTGCTGCGCCTGCTTCGGATCACCTTTCTTTGCAGAGTTCTGCATTGTTGGACTCATCCCTCCCTAGCATAAGTATCAGAAGAAATGGTGGTTCACGTTTGGTAGATGCAATGCCTCAGGTAGACACCAAAGAGCGATCGAGGTCACCATATTCGCGTAATCTATCATCTGAACCCATGTCGGATTTGTCAGTGCCTTATTTAAGAAGGTCTTCAGGGAGATCTCAAGATGATAGCATTATGGATGAGAGTAACGATACATGGCCAAGGCCTAACAGGCGATCGCCACAGATGCATACGGACAAACACTTCACTGATATGGCTTATAGGGATGCCAGTTATAGAAATTCGCAAAACAACCATGTCCCACACTTCCAAAGGCCGCTTAGGAAGCAAGTGACATCAAGGGTTTCTGTGGGTGTCAGACACAGTTTTGATGATGGCCATGTCCCATCAAATGAGATGTCTGGATATACAGATGGCCCAGCATCACTAAATGAAGCCCTCTCTGAGGGTCTTAGTCCAAGTTCAGACTGGGTAGCAAGAGTTGCAGCTTTTAATTTTGTTCAGACATTATTGCAACTAGGACAGAAAGGCATTCAAGAAATTACTCAGAACTTTGAAAAGGTCATGAAGCTATTTTTTCGTTATTTGGATGATCCTCATCACAAAGTTGCACAGGCAGCTTTCTCCACACTTGCAGATATTATTCCAGCATGCAAGAAGCCATTTGAGAGCTATGTTGAAAGAATTTTACCATATGTCTTTTCAAGACTTATTGATCCAAAGGAGTTGGTTTCTAAGCCATGTTCATCAACCTTGGAAGTTGTTGGCCGAACATATGCTGTTGACACATTGTTACCTGCAATAGTACGTTCACTGGATGAACAAAGGTCTCCGAAGGCCAAACTGGCTGTTCTTGAGTTCGCTAATAAGTCATTCAGCAAGTACAAGGTAGACTCTGAAGGTTACAGTAACAGCGGCTTTCTTAAGCTCTGGCTTTCGAAACTAGCACCTTTAATACATGAaaagaatgcaaagttgaaggaaaCGTCCATTAAAGGAATCATATCAGTTTATTCTCATTTTGATTCAACAGCAGTCCTAAACTTTATTCTTAATTTGTCGATTGAAGAACAAAACCTTGTGAGGCGCTCGCTCAAGCAGTATACTCCTCGTATTGAGGTCGATCTGGTAAACTACTTGCAGAGCAAGAAAGAGCGTTCACGTCCCAAGTCTTATGAATATGAACAGATTGATTTTGGAACTTCTGAAGATGGTTATAATCCGACATCAAGGAATAGCTATCCTTTTGGAAGGGTCTCTGCTAGTTCCTTTGACAATGAATCTGGGAAGAGGATGCATGCAGTTCAAGAATCCACATATCTTACTGGTCGAACAACCTCTGATGTCCGCACTGATCATGCTAATCaatgttttgagccttcttctgaAGCTGATATTTTTACAGCAAGTCGGGAATCAAAGAGCAATGCTCGCTCAGTTGTAGAAGCTGCACGCTCGTGGGCAGATTATCCTGAAAAATCAGATGCCACCATTGATGATGAAAATTCTATTGGCACCCCTCGCCTGGATTTTGTCCGTCGTGTTTCTGATGGACATAATAATGCTGCTGTTACAACTGTCGGGAAAAATATACAAGACATGAATCAATTTGTCGACCTTAGTTCTGTGAAGGTTGTCTCGCATACAACTGACGGCCCCAGCGTACCACAACTTCTTCATCGG ATAATAAGTAATGATGGTGAAGTTTCATCCCAAGACAAGCAGGACGCATTGCAGCAGTTGCTGCAAGCATCTGCGAACAATGATAACTCTATATGGACAAAG ATTTTAACAACTGTCCTTGAGGTATTGGATGACTCTGATTCTTCTGTCAGGGAGCTTTCTCTATCGCTAGTTGCTGAGATGCTCCGCAATCAG AAAGATCAAATGGAAGAATCCATAGAGATTATCCTTGAAAAGCTGGTGCAGATGACCAAAGATGTTGTGGCAAAG ATTTCAAATGAAGCAAACCAGTGCTTAAATGTCGTGTTGGCAAAATATGATCCGTTTAGATGCCTTGCT GTTATTGTGCCCTTGCTAGTTACTGATGATGAGAAGACACTTGTCATGTGTATCAACTGTTTGACAAAG CTTGTTGGGCGGCTTTCACAAGAGGAATTGGTGGCTCAACTCCCTTCATTTTTACCAGCACTTTTTGATGCTTTCAATAACCAGAGTCCAGATATTCGCAAG ACTGTTGTATTCTGCTTGGTGGATATCTACATCATGCTAGGGAAAGCATTTGTACCATATCTGGAGGGGCTCAGTAGCACACAGCTGCGGCTAGTAACAATCTACGCAAATCGGATATCGCAGGCAAGGTCTGGTGCACCTATCGATGCTAACCAATGA
- the LOC123137474 gene encoding CLIP-associated protein isoform X1: MEAALEAARSKDTKERLAGVERLHEALEAAARRGLTAAEVTALVDTCMDLTRDANFRVAQGGLHALSAAAVLAGDHFKIHLNALVPAAVERLGDGKQPVRDASRQLLVTLMEVSSPTIIVERAGSYAWTHKNWRVREEFVRTLATAVGLFASTELLLQRVFLSPVLQLLNDLNQSVREAAISCIQEMYKNMGSQFHEELQRHNLPSYMLKEINSRLDKIEPKVPSSDGARTQYKAMERSVSAHPKRGSPRKKNTSRESTLFGGDTDITEKPVEPIRVHSEKELFREIEKIASALNPEKDWSIRIAAMQRIEALVYGGAIDYPSFFMLLKQLVHPLSSQLADRRSSIVKQACHLLNVLSKELLSDFEACAEIFIPALFKLVVITVLVIAESSDNCVKTILRNCKVSRIVPLIADTSKNDRSAILRARCCEYALLILEYWADAPEIQRSADLYEDLIKCCVADAMSEVRATARSCYRMFIKTWPERSRRLFMSFDPAIQRIINDEDGGMHKRYPSSLHEKGAQLSRSSSHASGTHLTGYSTSSIVAMDKGAAISSESSLPSSMLLSQSKATSRHAERSIESVLSSSKQKVSAIESLLKGVGISGRQNFSAVRSTSLDLGVDPPSSRDPHIPLAAPASDHLSLQSSALLDSSLPSISIRRNGGSRLVDAMPQVDTKERSRSPYSRNLSSEPMSDLSVPYLRRSSGRSQDDSIMDESNDTWPRPNRRSPQMHTDKHFTDMAYRDASYRNSQNNHVPHFQRPLRKQVTSRVSVGVRHSFDDGHVPSNEMSGYTDGPASLNEALSEGLSPSSDWVARVAAFNFVQTLLQLGQKGIQEITQNFEKVMKLFFRYLDDPHHKVAQAAFSTLADIIPACKKPFESYVERILPYVFSRLIDPKELVSKPCSSTLEVVGRTYAVDTLLPAIVRSLDEQRSPKAKLAVLEFANKSFSKYKVDSEGYSNSGFLKLWLSKLAPLIHEKNAKLKETSIKGIISVYSHFDSTAVLNFILNLSIEEQNLVRRSLKQYTPRIEVDLVNYLQSKKERSRPKSYEYEQIDFGTSEDGYNPTSRNSYPFGRVSASSFDNESGKRMHAVQESTYLTGRTTSDVRTDHANQCFEPSSEADIFTASRESKSNARSVVEAARSWADYPEKSDATIDDENSIGTPRLDFVRRVSDGHNNAAVTTVGKNIQDMNQFVDLSSVKVVSHTTDGPSVPQLLHRIISNDGEVSSQDKQDALQQLLQASANNDNSIWTKYFNQILTTVLEVLDDSDSSVRELSLSLVAEMLRNQKDQMEESIEIILEKLVQMTKDVVAKISNEANQCLNVVLAKYDPFRCLAVIVPLLVTDDEKTLVMCINCLTKLVGRLSQEELVAQLPSFLPALFDAFNNQSPDIRKTVVFCLVDIYIMLGKAFVPYLEGLSSTQLRLVTIYANRISQARSGAPIDANQ, from the exons ATGGAGGCGGCGCTGGAGGCGGCGCGCTCCAAGGACACCAAGGAGCGCCTGGCTGGGGTGGAGCGGCTGCACGAGGCCCTGGAGGCCGCGGCGCGCCGCGGGCTCACCGCGGCCGAGGTCACGGCGCTCGTCGACACCTGCATGGATCTCACCAGGGACGCCAACTTCCGGGTCGCGCAGGGCGGCCTgcacgcgctctccgccgccgccgtgctcgccggcgaccacttcaAGATCCACCTCAACGCCCTCGTGCCCGCCGCCGTCGAGCGACTCGGCGATGGCAAGCAGCCGGTCCGTGACGCATCCCGCCAGCTCCTCGTCACGCTCATGGAG GTTTCTTCTCCAACAATCATTGTTGAAAGAGCTGGAAGTTATGCTTGGACTCACAAGAACTGGAGGGTGCGAGAAGAGTTTGTGCGCACCCTTGCAACGGCAGTTGGGCTTTTTGCTTCTACAGAGCTCCTTCTACAGCGAGTGTTTCTTTCACCT GTCCTGCAATTGTTGAATGATTTGAATCAAAGTGTTAGAGAGGCTGCAATCTCTTGTATTCAG GAGATGTACAAAAATATGGGATCTCAGTTCCATGAAGAGTTGCAGCGCCATAATCTGCCTTCTTATATG CTAAAGGAAATAAATTCAAGATTGGATAAAATAGAACCAAAGGTTCCCTCATCTGATGGTGCTAGAACGCAATATAAGGCCATGGAAAGATCTGTTAGTGCTCATCCCAAAAGAGGTAGTCCAAGGAAAAAAAACACATCAAGGGAAAGCACATTATTTGGAG GTGACACAGATATTACCGAAAAACCGGTGGAACCCATAAGAGTTCATTCAGAGAAAGAATTATTTAGAGAGATTGAGAAGATTGCATCTGCCCTTAATCCAGAAAAGGACTGGTCTATACGTATTGCTGCAATGCAAAGGATCGAAGCCTTGGTATATGGAG GCGCAATTGATTATCCATCATTTTTCATGCTCTTGAAGCAGCTAGTTCATCCATTGTCCTCTCAGCTAGCTGATCGACGGTCTAGCATTGTAAAGCAG GCATGTCATCTACTTAATGTACTATCGAAGGAACTCCTCAGCGACTTTGAAGCATGTGCTGAAATATTTATTCCG GCACTTTTTAAGCTTGTTGTCATAACTGTGCTCGTGATTGCCGAATCTTCAGACAACTGTGTAAAAACT ATCCTGCGGAACTGCAAGGTTTCACGTATTGTTCCACTTATAGCCGACACATCAAAAAATGACCGCAGTGCAATCCTCCGTGCCAG GTGTTGTGAGTATGCACTTCTAATATTGGAATATTGGGCCGATGCTCCAGAAATACAACGCTCAGCTGATTTATACGAAGATCTAATAAAGTGCTGTGTGGCAGATGCAATGAGCGAG GTTCGTGCAACTGCAAGAAGTTGCTATAGGATGTTCATAAAGACATGGCCTGAGCGTTCACGTCGGCTTTTTATGTCATTTGATCCTGCAATACAGAGG ATTATTAATGATGAAGATGGGGGTATGCACAAGCGATATCCTTCATCGTTGCATGAGAAGGGTGCTCAACTTTCTCGTTCCTCATCTCATGCAAGTGGTACACATTTGACCGGATACAGCACTTCATCTATTGTTGCAATGGACAAGGGTGCAGCAATTTCTTCCGAATCATCTCTCCCGTCAAGCATGCTCCTGTCGCAGTCGAAGGCAACTAGCAGACATGCTGAAAGAAGCATAGAGAGTGTGCTTAGTTCAAGCAAACAAAAGGTTTCAGCCATTGAGAGTTTATTGAAAGGCGTAGGCATCTCAGGCAGGCAAAATTTCTCAGCTGTGCGCTCAACAAGCTTGGATCTTG GAGTTGATCCTCCATCCTCTCGTGATCCTCATATACCGCTTGCTGCGCCTGCTTCGGATCACCTTTCTTTGCAGAGTTCTGCATTGTTGGACTCATCCCTCCCTAGCATAAGTATCAGAAGAAATGGTGGTTCACGTTTGGTAGATGCAATGCCTCAGGTAGACACCAAAGAGCGATCGAGGTCACCATATTCGCGTAATCTATCATCTGAACCCATGTCGGATTTGTCAGTGCCTTATTTAAGAAGGTCTTCAGGGAGATCTCAAGATGATAGCATTATGGATGAGAGTAACGATACATGGCCAAGGCCTAACAGGCGATCGCCACAGATGCATACGGACAAACACTTCACTGATATGGCTTATAGGGATGCCAGTTATAGAAATTCGCAAAACAACCATGTCCCACACTTCCAAAGGCCGCTTAGGAAGCAAGTGACATCAAGGGTTTCTGTGGGTGTCAGACACAGTTTTGATGATGGCCATGTCCCATCAAATGAGATGTCTGGATATACAGATGGCCCAGCATCACTAAATGAAGCCCTCTCTGAGGGTCTTAGTCCAAGTTCAGACTGGGTAGCAAGAGTTGCAGCTTTTAATTTTGTTCAGACATTATTGCAACTAGGACAGAAAGGCATTCAAGAAATTACTCAGAACTTTGAAAAGGTCATGAAGCTATTTTTTCGTTATTTGGATGATCCTCATCACAAAGTTGCACAGGCAGCTTTCTCCACACTTGCAGATATTATTCCAGCATGCAAGAAGCCATTTGAGAGCTATGTTGAAAGAATTTTACCATATGTCTTTTCAAGACTTATTGATCCAAAGGAGTTGGTTTCTAAGCCATGTTCATCAACCTTGGAAGTTGTTGGCCGAACATATGCTGTTGACACATTGTTACCTGCAATAGTACGTTCACTGGATGAACAAAGGTCTCCGAAGGCCAAACTGGCTGTTCTTGAGTTCGCTAATAAGTCATTCAGCAAGTACAAGGTAGACTCTGAAGGTTACAGTAACAGCGGCTTTCTTAAGCTCTGGCTTTCGAAACTAGCACCTTTAATACATGAaaagaatgcaaagttgaaggaaaCGTCCATTAAAGGAATCATATCAGTTTATTCTCATTTTGATTCAACAGCAGTCCTAAACTTTATTCTTAATTTGTCGATTGAAGAACAAAACCTTGTGAGGCGCTCGCTCAAGCAGTATACTCCTCGTATTGAGGTCGATCTGGTAAACTACTTGCAGAGCAAGAAAGAGCGTTCACGTCCCAAGTCTTATGAATATGAACAGATTGATTTTGGAACTTCTGAAGATGGTTATAATCCGACATCAAGGAATAGCTATCCTTTTGGAAGGGTCTCTGCTAGTTCCTTTGACAATGAATCTGGGAAGAGGATGCATGCAGTTCAAGAATCCACATATCTTACTGGTCGAACAACCTCTGATGTCCGCACTGATCATGCTAATCaatgttttgagccttcttctgaAGCTGATATTTTTACAGCAAGTCGGGAATCAAAGAGCAATGCTCGCTCAGTTGTAGAAGCTGCACGCTCGTGGGCAGATTATCCTGAAAAATCAGATGCCACCATTGATGATGAAAATTCTATTGGCACCCCTCGCCTGGATTTTGTCCGTCGTGTTTCTGATGGACATAATAATGCTGCTGTTACAACTGTCGGGAAAAATATACAAGACATGAATCAATTTGTCGACCTTAGTTCTGTGAAGGTTGTCTCGCATACAACTGACGGCCCCAGCGTACCACAACTTCTTCATCGG ATAATAAGTAATGATGGTGAAGTTTCATCCCAAGACAAGCAGGACGCATTGCAGCAGTTGCTGCAAGCATCTGCGAACAATGATAACTCTATATGGACAAAG TATTTCAATCAGATTTTAACAACTGTCCTTGAGGTATTGGATGACTCTGATTCTTCTGTCAGGGAGCTTTCTCTATCGCTAGTTGCTGAGATGCTCCGCAATCAG AAAGATCAAATGGAAGAATCCATAGAGATTATCCTTGAAAAGCTGGTGCAGATGACCAAAGATGTTGTGGCAAAG ATTTCAAATGAAGCAAACCAGTGCTTAAATGTCGTGTTGGCAAAATATGATCCGTTTAGATGCCTTGCT GTTATTGTGCCCTTGCTAGTTACTGATGATGAGAAGACACTTGTCATGTGTATCAACTGTTTGACAAAG CTTGTTGGGCGGCTTTCACAAGAGGAATTGGTGGCTCAACTCCCTTCATTTTTACCAGCACTTTTTGATGCTTTCAATAACCAGAGTCCAGATATTCGCAAG ACTGTTGTATTCTGCTTGGTGGATATCTACATCATGCTAGGGAAAGCATTTGTACCATATCTGGAGGGGCTCAGTAGCACACAGCTGCGGCTAGTAACAATCTACGCAAATCGGATATCGCAGGCAAGGTCTGGTGCACCTATCGATGCTAACCAATGA